The Thermodesulfobacteriota bacterium genome contains the following window.
ATGCTCCTGCCCCTTACGGCCATCGCCCAACCCGGCCCGCCGCCCGGTCCGCCAGGGGGCACCGCCGGAGAGGTTTGGTCGACCGACATCCAGGACGTGGTGCTGAACTTCGACAACGCGGACATATACGAGGTGATAACCTCCATAGGCGACATCCTCGACATAGACTATATTATAGCCCCGGGCGTAAGCGGCAAGGTAAACATCCGTACCAGGGGGGAGGTATCCAGGGAGGACCTCCTTGAAATCTTCGAGGCTATCCTGAAGGTCTCCGGGGCGGTCATGACGAGGGAGGGCGACCTGTACCACATCGGCCCCATGGCCGGGGTGCCGCATAAGCTGCTCATGCCCAGGCCGGACCGGGAAGGGGAGATAACCGTCCCCAGGGACGATATTATATTCCAGATCGTAAGGCTGAACCACGTTCCGGTAGCCGAGATAACCAACGTCATAAGGCCGTTTGTCGCACCGGCCGCGGTGCTCATCCCCTACGAGAGGATGAATACCTTCTTCCTCGTCGACTTCGCCGGCAACGTGGAGAGGATCCTGAAGCTGGTCGAGCTCTTTGACGTCAGCATGTTCAAGAGGGTCAACATCAAGCTGTACCAGATAAACGAGGCGAACGTCGAGGACGTGTCCAAAGAGCTGGAGGGGCTCTTCTCGGCCGTGAACGTCTCCACGAAGTCCACAAAAGGGGTGGGCATAAACTTCATCCCCATCGTAAGGCTCAACTCTCTCCTTGTCATTACATCCCTGCCCGAGGCCCTGCCGGAGGTGGACAGGTGGGTCCGCCAGCTCGACCACGAGGGGACCGAAGAGAAGATAAACACCTATATATACCACGTAAAGAACGGTATAGCCGAAGAGCTGACAGAGATCATGGTCTCGGTATTCAGCGAAGGCGACGATAGCAAGAAGACTTCCGCCAAGGCGGCGAAGACCCCGGCGCCGAAACAGGCAAGTGCGGCCCCGCCCAGAGCCGGGCAGCCGCTGCCCGGCTTTACGGTCGGGAAGGTGGAGTTCGTACCCTACGCCACGACCAACACGATAATAATCAAGTCCACCGCCAGGGACTATAAGCTTATCAAGCGGATAATGATGGAGCTCGACATCATCCCCAGGCAGGTGTTGATAGAGGTGTTCGTCGCGGAGGTTACTCTCTCGGACAGCACGAAGTTCGGCATCGAGTTCGCCCTGAGGGGCGGTGAGACGTCGGCCGGGGAGGTCAAGCGGATGGTGGGTACGTCCTTCGGGCTTCCGGCGGCGGGCACCCTCGGCGGCGGGCTTACGGCCTCCTTGCTAACCGGCGACCTGACGGCCGTGCTTAACGCGATCGCGACCGAAAACGACGTGAACATACTGGCCGCCCCGCGTATACTCGCCAGGGACGGAAAGGAAGCGAGCATAGACATAGGCGAGGAGGTGCCGCTTGTGGCCACCAGGACGCTCGTGGAGGACAACAGGACCGAGGTCTCCATCGAGAGAAGGGACACCGGGACCATACTCAAGGTAACCCCGCACATCAACACCACGGGGCTTGTAACTCTCGACATCTCGCTTGAGCTCAGTAACGCCATCGCCAAGTCGCTGGAAGGCCAGGAGGATATCAGCGTCTTCCAGCGCAGGGCCGTCACCAGCATGGTGGTACAGGACGGGGAGACCGTCATCATCGGCGGGCTTATAAACGAGCAGGACGACATGGACGTAAAGAAGGTCCCGATCCTCGGCGACATATTCCTCATAAAGCACCTGTTCAGGAGTTGGACCAGGAGCAGCAAAAAGACCGAACTTCTCCTGCTCATCACCCCCAGGGTGATGCGCAACACGATGGATGCGCATGACATAACCAGGGAGTTCATCGATAAGCTCGAAGGCATTAAAGAGAAGTTCAAGGACCGGGAGGAGATATCAGAGCAGTGAAGGAGTACGATATCGCATATTCGGAGTTTCCGGAGGAGCCCTTTATCTGCGAGCGGCTCTCGAACAAGTTCCTGAAGCATAAGCTCTTCTTCCCCCTGCGTCTCGACGACCATGTCCTCGTCGTCGCGGCCTCGGACCCCGAAGACGACGACTCGCTCGACGCGATGGGGCTTGCCACCGGCTTCGAGATAAAGGCGCTTAAGGCCCGCGACGAGGATATAATGAAGGCCATAGAGCGGCACTACAGGGCGGGGGAGGCCGAGGTCGATACTATCATAGGGGATATAGAGCCCAAGGACCTCACGGCCGGGGTGGACAGCGACGACGTGGACCACTTAAGGGACATGGCCTTCGAGGCCCCGGTGGTAAGGCTCGTGAACCACATCATAAACAGGGCGGTCGAGTCCCGTGCCAGCGACATACACATCGAGCCCTTCGAGAAGAGCCTCAGGGTACGCTACAGGATAGACGACATCCT
Protein-coding sequences here:
- the gspD gene encoding type II secretion system secretin GspD codes for the protein MNPVFFRMRLFILLAACGVMLLPLTAIAQPGPPPGPPGGTAGEVWSTDIQDVVLNFDNADIYEVITSIGDILDIDYIIAPGVSGKVNIRTRGEVSREDLLEIFEAILKVSGAVMTREGDLYHIGPMAGVPHKLLMPRPDREGEITVPRDDIIFQIVRLNHVPVAEITNVIRPFVAPAAVLIPYERMNTFFLVDFAGNVERILKLVELFDVSMFKRVNIKLYQINEANVEDVSKELEGLFSAVNVSTKSTKGVGINFIPIVRLNSLLVITSLPEALPEVDRWVRQLDHEGTEEKINTYIYHVKNGIAEELTEIMVSVFSEGDDSKKTSAKAAKTPAPKQASAAPPRAGQPLPGFTVGKVEFVPYATTNTIIIKSTARDYKLIKRIMMELDIIPRQVLIEVFVAEVTLSDSTKFGIEFALRGGETSAGEVKRMVGTSFGLPAAGTLGGGLTASLLTGDLTAVLNAIATENDVNILAAPRILARDGKEASIDIGEEVPLVATRTLVEDNRTEVSIERRDTGTILKVTPHINTTGLVTLDISLELSNAIAKSLEGQEDISVFQRRAVTSMVVQDGETVIIGGLINEQDDMDVKKVPILGDIFLIKHLFRSWTRSSKKTELLLLITPRVMRNTMDAHDITREFIDKLEGIKEKFKDREEISEQ